A stretch of Lathyrus oleraceus cultivar Zhongwan6 chromosome 6, CAAS_Psat_ZW6_1.0, whole genome shotgun sequence DNA encodes these proteins:
- the LOC127092800 gene encoding NDR1/HIN1-like protein 3: protein MAEAQHHNRIKRRCCCLFNNIVWKILLAIITLVALIILILFLVIRPRTFKFSVNEAKLTQFNYTTTTNTLHYNLVLNFTARNPNKNLNIYYDEINGHVSYEGTRFASTNVITWLNSFRQYTKNTNLMSGVFSGKRVVVFDRDQVSDFGRDKNDGGFRIDVKLYFKMRFVLDDFYGGHSKGNIKCGLYVPFGSNGTKVVNAFQPTKCDVNF from the coding sequence ATGGCAGAAGCACAACACCACAACCGTATTAAAAGACGCTGTTGTTGCCTCTTCAACAACATAGTTTGGAAGATTCTCTTAGCAATAATCACCTTAGTCGCCCTCATAATCCTCATTTTATTCCTCGTCATAAGACCACGGACCTTCAAATTTAGTGTCAATGAAGCTAAACTTACTCAATTCAACTACACCACAACAACCAACACCCTCCATTACAACCTCGTACTCAACTTTACCGCACGTAACCCAAACAAAAACCTTAACATCTACTACGATGAAATAAATGGTCATGTATCCTATGAAGGAACAAGGTTTGCTTCAACAAACGTTATAACATGGTTAAATTCATTCCGTCAATACACGAAAAACACAAACCTTATGAGTGGTGTTTTCTCTGGAAAACGTGTTGTTGTTTTTGATCGTGATCAAGTTTCTGATTTTGGACGTGATAAGAATGATGGAGGTTTTCGAATTGATGTGAAATTATATTTCAAAATGAGGTTTGTGCTTGATGATTTTTATGGTGGACATAGTAAGGGTAACATTAAATGTGGACTTTATGTTCCTTTTGGTTCTAATGGGACGAAGGTCGTAAATGCATTTCAGCCCACCAAGTGTGATGTTAATTTCTGA